One genomic segment of Vespa velutina chromosome 10, iVesVel2.1, whole genome shotgun sequence includes these proteins:
- the LOC124952329 gene encoding zinc finger MYM-type protein 3 isoform X1, producing MDSNIDITSAQTSNILSPVQNDTSLQTNKENEDSIEKSICETLKPDQINLVNEENVSENIQSDKIICDKDIIVDTTKSNVKNTDTRETANDSNVCTDEISKECNIKTQESTSQITDKHTDQSLINKENNSIATPDVNILNEISNEQLETVNLINEHNVNDPKETILQNTNPKNIEDCSPQEESVNNADVTDTIKQESIINMNNTQSFTNDTDTKSKNSDVHEDIDISNIDQGTSDKNASVPENTEFVQFSQDKHGDSQIENQSIDAEDPFAGDNLTSENVEQMETDSPTETSIDFSKLCEQGDILQNIVHTRDIDFNTKLNNNEKVNSLQEDERDKISLDNEHHSTASKECAESIPNKSHSSVTIKAENKNTLSEEDILITNTTESINRCNKHVKKDAGGVTPMETEEEQSDILPGQDDELCIIPDSMKMIIPEKVMEKKNNDKSKSTLDEVVIQEEGQKSIAESVESITVNHQERTIADNNTNKEQVQSTQEQHTNVEKDVLITTDVINLDDESKNSEIEEISSKEMCKQCNEERSCKIKVKIGVDSFNVCSKTCKTLFKAANNRATDIPSDTVNSKRDKRCANCLLIIESNDEKNLSWETMEFCNEECLGKFQNKYGSYCRNCNGSVQAVSLGKYCVRFGYDVRQFCCSTCLEEFKKGLKVCSYCQKDISSGTEGFLAPVGDKGQFKDFCTQNCMEKYSKMSSTDLPNIEKKSCSVCQEEKLVHCEVQLDRANPVVICSEPCFAAFKFVNKVDPDQCSTCKQFFELQNKKSFVIFYENEAHTFCTKTCLNIFIITNRKIVPCNWCKVKKYNFDMIKKELKNGQIMMMCSLNCLTLYQVSINAVSAKRINCDFCKEFSQAQYHLTMSDATIRNFCSYNCVMNFQSQYTKSPITIPSSDDPVPTGMPKRTMPQRTTNQNTSKVNEIQNKKNMPVISSVTSLATIGNGQASPSATQNNVNTTVQNQVPQIIYKQQIITRPPSPTNIHNKITQCKPLMHTKGVSVRPHPCTKSTQTEETQQMVIPIPVPIYVPYPVHMFSMPFPIPLPFPLPIPVPVFIPTTRNSTKGIFKDIKRIQEKIPADPFEAELLMMAEMVATEKKTNETDSDSAEDRDDDGGDHDNAHSDNFSPDGVDSNNTFGDMLQMALKMATGELDEPAVDLEAALTSNTITATQTPAQSEAPIDNDVQIERSITARGRKRVVPYKSRSTPNKKSRRVSATNDMPLMPPPEPQPPPQPRILEPIEKPDANMALKYTFGVNAWRQWVVAKNAELEKQSTPLRKMKLFKTDLLQLTADELNYSLCLFVKEVRKPNGAEYAPDTIYYLCLGIQQYLFENNRIDNIFTDSYYEKFTDCLNEVAKKFSVLYNDTQYIVTRVEEEHLWECKQLGAHSPHVLLSTLMFFNTKHFNLVTVEEHMQLSFSHIMKHWKRNPAAQPATVAGKVPGSRNVLLRFYPPQSALEANSRKKKVYEQQENEENPLRCPVKLYEFYLSKCPESVKTRNDVFYLLPERSCVPDSPVWYSTSPLAKEHLVKMLYRVKMVKEINVALLTS from the exons atggATTCAAATATTGACATAACATCAGCCCAAACATCTAACATATTATCTCCAGTACAAAATGATACGAGTttacaaacaaataaagaaaatgaagattcTATAGAAAAATCTATATGTGAAACTCTAAAACCTGATCAAATAAATCTtgtaaatgaagaaaatgttaGTGAAAATATTCAGtcagataaaattatttgcgaTAAGGATATAATTGTTGATACTACAAAATCAAATGTCAAAAACACAGACACAAGAGAAACTGCAAATGATTCAAATGTATGTACGgatgaaatttcaaaagaatgtaatataaaaacacAGGAATCCACTTCACAAATTACTGATAAACATACGGATCAGTctcttataaataaagaaaataacagtaTAGCAACTCCTGatgtcaatattttaaatgaaatttcgaatGAACAATTAGAAActgtaaatttaataaatgaacaTAATGTTAATGAtccaaaagaaacaatattacaaaatactAATCCAAAGAACATCGAGGATTGTTCTCCACAAGAAGAAAGTGTAAACAATGCAGATGTAACCGATACAATTAAGCAAGAATCTATAATAAACATGAATAATACACAATCATTTACAAATGACACAgatacaaaaagtaaaaactcAGATGTACATGAAGATAttgatatatcaaatatagatCAGGGAACATCTGATAAAAATGCTTCTGTACCAGAAAATACTGAGTTTGTACAATTCTCGCAAGACAAACATGGTGATTCTCAAATTGAAAATCAATCTATAGACGCTGAAGATCCTTTCGCTGGAGACAATCTGACCTCTGAAAATGTTGAACAAATGGAAACAGATAGTCCTACAGAAACAagtattgatttttcaaagcTATGTGAACAAGGTGATATTCTTCAGAATATTGTTCATACAAGagatattgattttaatacaaagttaaataataatgaaaaagtgaaTTCATTACAAGAGGATGAAAGAGATAAGATTTCTCTTGATAATGAACATCATTCAACTGCTTCAAAAGAATGTGCTGAATCTATACCAAATAAGTCACATTCATCTGTAACAATCAAggcagaaaataaaaatactctTTCAGAGGAAGATATATTGATAACAAATACTACAGAATCTATTAATAGGTGTAATAAACATGTAAAAAAGGATGCAGGAGGTGTAACACCAAtggaaacagaagaagaacaaTCTGATATATTACCTGGGCAGGATGATGAATTGTGTATTATTCCAGATagtatgaaaatgataataccaGAAAAagtaatggaaaagaaaaataatgataaaagtaaaTCTACATTGGATGAAGTTGTTATTCAAGAAGAGGGACAAAAATCAATTGCTGAAAGCGTTGAAAGTATTACAGTAAATCATCAAGAAAGAACTATAGCAGACAATAATACTAACAAAGAGCAGGTACAAAGTACGCAAGAACAGCATACAAATGTGGAGAAAGATGTGCTGATAACTACTGATGTTATAAATCTTGACGATGAATCTAAAAATTctgaaattgaagaaatttcATCAAAAGAAATGTGTAAACAGTGCAATGAAGAAAGATCATGtaaaattaaagtaaagaTTGGCGTTGATAGTTTCAATGTATGTTCTAAAACAtgtaaaacattatttaaagCTGCTAATAATAGAGCAACGGACATACCAAGTGATACAGTTAATTCAAAAAGAGATAAACGCTGTGcgaattgtttattaattattgaatcaaatgatgaaaaaaatctttcatgGGAAACAATGGAATTTTGTAATGAAGAGTGTTtaggaaaatttcaaaataaatatggaAGCTATTGTAGGAATTGCAATGGTTCCGTTCAAGCAGTAAGTTTAGGAAAATATTGTGTACGTTTTGGTTATGATGTCAGACAATTTTGTTGCTCTACGTGTTTAGAAGAGTTTAAAAAAGGTTTAAAAGTATGTAGTTACTGTCAAAAAGATATAAGTTCAGGTACCGAAGGTTTTTTAGCTCCTGTCGGTGACAAAGGACaatttaaagatttttgtACCCAAAACTGcatggaaaaatattcgaaaatgagCTCTACTGATCTTccaaatatagaaaaaaaatcttgtagTGTCTGCCAAGAG GAGAAACTTGTACATTGTGAAGTCCAATTAGATAGAGCTAATCCAGTAGTTATATGTAGTGAGCCATGTTTTGCAGCATTTAAGTTTGTAAACAAAGTTGATCCAGACCAATGCTCTACTTGCAAACAATTTTTTGAAttacaaaataagaaaagttttgttatcttttatgaaaatgaaGCCCATACGTTTTGTACTAAGacatgtttaaatatatttataattacaaataggAAAATAGTACCTTGTAATTGGtgcaaagtaaaaaaatataattttgatatgattaaaaaagaattaaaaaatggaCAAATAATGATGATGTGTAGTTTAAATTGTTTAACATTATATCAg GTATCTATTAACGCAGTTTCAGCCAAACGTATAAATTGTGACTTCTGCAAAGAATTTTCTCAAGCACAATATCATTTAACGATGTCAGACGCAACAATACGCAATTTTTGTTCATATAATTGTGTGATGAATTTTCAATCTCAGTATACAAAATCACCAATAACAATACCATCGAGTGATGATCCTGTACCAACAGGAATGCCAAAACGAACAATGCCACAAAGAACTACAAATCAGAATACatcaaaagtaaatgaaatacaaaataaaaaaaatatgccaGTTATATCTTCAGTAACAAGTTTAGCCACTATAGGAAATGGACAAGCTAGTCCGTCTGCTACACAAAATAACGTAAATACTACAGTTCAAAATCAAGTGCCACAGATCATTTATAAGCAACAAATTATCACAAGACCACCTAGCCCaacaaatattcataataaaattactcaATGTAAACCCTTAATGCATACAAAGGGCGTTTCTGTACGTCCACATCCATGCACTAAATCGACACAAACAGAAGAAACTCAACAGATGGTAATTCCGATACCTGTACCAATTTATGTTCCATATCCTGTACATATGTTTAGTATGCCTTTTCCAATACCATTACCTTTCCCATTACCTATACCTGTCCCTGTTTTTATACCTACAACAAGAAATAGTACTAAAGGAATTTTTAAAGACATTAAAAGGATACAAGAAAAGATACCTGCTGATCCTTTTGAAGCCGAACTTCTTATGATGGCTGAAATGGTAgctacagaaaaaaaaactaatgaGACTGATTCTGATTCAGCAGAAGatag GGATGATGATGGAGGTGATCATGATAATGCACATAGTGACAACTTTAGTCCAGATGGTGTTGATTCTAATAATACTTTCGGTGATATGTTACAAATGGCATTAAAAATGGCTACTGGAGAATTGGATGAACCAGCGGTTGATTTAGAAGCTGCTTTAACATCAAATACAATAACAGCAACTCAAACTCCAGCACAATCTGAAGCACCTATAGATAACGATG TTCAGATAGAACGTTCAATAACTGCACGTGGAAGAAAACGAGTAGTTCCATACAAATCTCGATCTActccaaataaaaaaagtagacGCGTTTCTGCTACTAATGATATGCCACTCATGCCTCCTCCAGAACCTCAGCCACCACCTCAACCAAGAATTTTGGAACCTATTGAAAAGCCAGATGCCAATATGgctttaaaatatacatttggAGTTAATGCTTGGCGACAATGG GTAGTAGCGAAAAATGCagaattagaaaaacaaaGTACACCATtaaggaaaatgaaattatttaaaacagaTCTTTTACAACTTACAGCAGATGAATTGAATTATTCATTGTGTCTTTTTgtaaaagaagtaagaaaaccAAATGGTGCTGAATATGCTCCTGATACAATATATTACCTTTGTTTgg GAAtacaacaatatttatttgagaataatagaatagataatattttcacagattcatattatgaaaaatttacagACTGTCTAAATGAGGTTGCAAAGAAATTTTCTGTTCTTTATAATGATACac AATATATTGTAACAAGAGTAGAGGAAGAACATCTGTGGGAATGCAAACAATTAGGTGCTCATTCACCACATGTACTTTTAAGTACACTTATGTTTTTCAATACAAAACATTTTAATCTTGTG actGTAGAAGAACATATGCAATTATCATTCTCTCATATTATGAAACATTGGAAACGAAATCCGGCAGCACAGCCTGCAACAGTTGCTGGAAAAGTTCCAGGTTCAAGAAATGTACTTTTAAGATTTTATCCACCACAGTCAGCTCTtg AAGCTAATTCACGTAAGAAGAAAGTTTACGAACaacaagaaaatgaagaaaatccTTTGAGGTGTCCTGTCAAAttgtatgaattttatttatcaaagtg CCCAGAAAGTGTTAAAACACGCAATGATGTATTCTATTTATTGCCAGAAAGAAGTTGTGTACCCGATAGTCCAGTATGGTATTCGACATCACCACTTGCCAAGGAACATTtggtaaaaatgttatatcgtGTTAAAATggttaaagaaattaatgtagCTTTATTGACTAGTTAG
- the LOC124952329 gene encoding zinc finger MYM-type protein 3 isoform X3, translating to MDSNIDITSAQTSNILSPVQNDTSLQTNKENEDSIEKSICETLKPDQINLVNEENVSENIQSDKIICDKDIIVDTTKSNVKNTDTRETANDSNVCTDEISKECNIKTQESTSQITDKHTDQSLINKENNSIATPDVNILNEISNEQLETVNLINEHNVNDPKETILQNTNPKNIEDCSPQEESVNNADVTDTIKQESIINMNNTQSFTNDTDTKSKNSDVHEDIDISNIDQGTSDKNASVPENTEFVQFSQDKHGDSQIENQSIDAEDPFAGDNLTSENVEQMETDSPTETSIDFSKLCEQGDILQNIVHTRDIDFNTKLNNNEKVNSLQEDERDKISLDNEHHSTASKECAESIPNKSHSSVTIKAENKNTLSEEDILITNTTESINRCNKHVKKDAGGVTPMETEEEQSDILPGQDDELCIIPDSMKMIIPEKVMEKKNNDKSKSTLDEVVIQEEGQKSIAESVESITVNHQERTIADNNTNKEQVQSTQEQHTNVEKDVLITTDVINLDDESKNSEIEEISSKEMCKQCNEERSCKIKVKIGVDSFNVCSKTCKTLFKAANNRATDIPSDTVNSKRDKRCANCLLIIESNDEKNLSWETMEFCNEECLGKFQNKYGSYCRNCNGSVQAVSLGKYCVRFGYDVRQFCCSTCLEEFKKGLKVCSYCQKDISSGTEGFLAPVGDKGQFKDFCTQNCMEKYSKMSSTDLPNIEKKSCSVCQEEKLVHCEVQLDRANPVVICSEPCFAAFKFVNKVDPDQCSTCKQFFELQNKKSFVIFYENEAHTFCTKTCLNIFIITNRKIVPCNWCKVKKYNFDMIKKELKNGQIMMMCSLNCLTLYQVSINAVSAKRINCDFCKEFSQAQYHLTMSDATIRNFCSYNCVMNFQSQYTKSPITIPSSDDPVPTGMPKRTMPQRTTNQNTSKVNEIQNKKNMPVISSVTSLATIGNGQASPSATQNNVNTTVQNQVPQIIYKQQIITRPPSPTNIHNKITQCKPLMHTKGVSVRPHPCTKSTQTEETQQMVIPIPVPIYVPYPVHMFSMPFPIPLPFPLPIPVPVFIPTTRNSTKGIFKDIKRIQEKIPADPFEAELLMMAEMVATEKKTNETDSDSAEDRDDDGGDHDNAHSDNFSPDGVDSNNTFGDMLQMALKMATGELDEPAVDLEAALTSNTITATQTPAQSEAPIDNDVQIERSITARGRKRVVPYKSRSTPNKKSRRVSATNDMPLMPPPEPQPPPQPRILEPIEKPDANMALKYTFGVNAWRQWVVAKNAELEKQSTPLRKMKLFKTDLLQLTADELNYSLCLFVKEVRKPNGAEYAPDTIYYLCLGIQQYLFENNRIDNIFTDSYYEKFTDCLNEVAKKFSVLYNDTQYIVTRVEEEHLWECKQLGAHSPHVLLSTLMFFNTKHFNLVTVEEHMQLSFSHIMKHWKRNPAAQPATVAGKVPGSRNVLLRFYPPQSALDLFHQGFIVDFM from the exons atggATTCAAATATTGACATAACATCAGCCCAAACATCTAACATATTATCTCCAGTACAAAATGATACGAGTttacaaacaaataaagaaaatgaagattcTATAGAAAAATCTATATGTGAAACTCTAAAACCTGATCAAATAAATCTtgtaaatgaagaaaatgttaGTGAAAATATTCAGtcagataaaattatttgcgaTAAGGATATAATTGTTGATACTACAAAATCAAATGTCAAAAACACAGACACAAGAGAAACTGCAAATGATTCAAATGTATGTACGgatgaaatttcaaaagaatgtaatataaaaacacAGGAATCCACTTCACAAATTACTGATAAACATACGGATCAGTctcttataaataaagaaaataacagtaTAGCAACTCCTGatgtcaatattttaaatgaaatttcgaatGAACAATTAGAAActgtaaatttaataaatgaacaTAATGTTAATGAtccaaaagaaacaatattacaaaatactAATCCAAAGAACATCGAGGATTGTTCTCCACAAGAAGAAAGTGTAAACAATGCAGATGTAACCGATACAATTAAGCAAGAATCTATAATAAACATGAATAATACACAATCATTTACAAATGACACAgatacaaaaagtaaaaactcAGATGTACATGAAGATAttgatatatcaaatatagatCAGGGAACATCTGATAAAAATGCTTCTGTACCAGAAAATACTGAGTTTGTACAATTCTCGCAAGACAAACATGGTGATTCTCAAATTGAAAATCAATCTATAGACGCTGAAGATCCTTTCGCTGGAGACAATCTGACCTCTGAAAATGTTGAACAAATGGAAACAGATAGTCCTACAGAAACAagtattgatttttcaaagcTATGTGAACAAGGTGATATTCTTCAGAATATTGTTCATACAAGagatattgattttaatacaaagttaaataataatgaaaaagtgaaTTCATTACAAGAGGATGAAAGAGATAAGATTTCTCTTGATAATGAACATCATTCAACTGCTTCAAAAGAATGTGCTGAATCTATACCAAATAAGTCACATTCATCTGTAACAATCAAggcagaaaataaaaatactctTTCAGAGGAAGATATATTGATAACAAATACTACAGAATCTATTAATAGGTGTAATAAACATGTAAAAAAGGATGCAGGAGGTGTAACACCAAtggaaacagaagaagaacaaTCTGATATATTACCTGGGCAGGATGATGAATTGTGTATTATTCCAGATagtatgaaaatgataataccaGAAAAagtaatggaaaagaaaaataatgataaaagtaaaTCTACATTGGATGAAGTTGTTATTCAAGAAGAGGGACAAAAATCAATTGCTGAAAGCGTTGAAAGTATTACAGTAAATCATCAAGAAAGAACTATAGCAGACAATAATACTAACAAAGAGCAGGTACAAAGTACGCAAGAACAGCATACAAATGTGGAGAAAGATGTGCTGATAACTACTGATGTTATAAATCTTGACGATGAATCTAAAAATTctgaaattgaagaaatttcATCAAAAGAAATGTGTAAACAGTGCAATGAAGAAAGATCATGtaaaattaaagtaaagaTTGGCGTTGATAGTTTCAATGTATGTTCTAAAACAtgtaaaacattatttaaagCTGCTAATAATAGAGCAACGGACATACCAAGTGATACAGTTAATTCAAAAAGAGATAAACGCTGTGcgaattgtttattaattattgaatcaaatgatgaaaaaaatctttcatgGGAAACAATGGAATTTTGTAATGAAGAGTGTTtaggaaaatttcaaaataaatatggaAGCTATTGTAGGAATTGCAATGGTTCCGTTCAAGCAGTAAGTTTAGGAAAATATTGTGTACGTTTTGGTTATGATGTCAGACAATTTTGTTGCTCTACGTGTTTAGAAGAGTTTAAAAAAGGTTTAAAAGTATGTAGTTACTGTCAAAAAGATATAAGTTCAGGTACCGAAGGTTTTTTAGCTCCTGTCGGTGACAAAGGACaatttaaagatttttgtACCCAAAACTGcatggaaaaatattcgaaaatgagCTCTACTGATCTTccaaatatagaaaaaaaatcttgtagTGTCTGCCAAGAG GAGAAACTTGTACATTGTGAAGTCCAATTAGATAGAGCTAATCCAGTAGTTATATGTAGTGAGCCATGTTTTGCAGCATTTAAGTTTGTAAACAAAGTTGATCCAGACCAATGCTCTACTTGCAAACAATTTTTTGAAttacaaaataagaaaagttttgttatcttttatgaaaatgaaGCCCATACGTTTTGTACTAAGacatgtttaaatatatttataattacaaataggAAAATAGTACCTTGTAATTGGtgcaaagtaaaaaaatataattttgatatgattaaaaaagaattaaaaaatggaCAAATAATGATGATGTGTAGTTTAAATTGTTTAACATTATATCAg GTATCTATTAACGCAGTTTCAGCCAAACGTATAAATTGTGACTTCTGCAAAGAATTTTCTCAAGCACAATATCATTTAACGATGTCAGACGCAACAATACGCAATTTTTGTTCATATAATTGTGTGATGAATTTTCAATCTCAGTATACAAAATCACCAATAACAATACCATCGAGTGATGATCCTGTACCAACAGGAATGCCAAAACGAACAATGCCACAAAGAACTACAAATCAGAATACatcaaaagtaaatgaaatacaaaataaaaaaaatatgccaGTTATATCTTCAGTAACAAGTTTAGCCACTATAGGAAATGGACAAGCTAGTCCGTCTGCTACACAAAATAACGTAAATACTACAGTTCAAAATCAAGTGCCACAGATCATTTATAAGCAACAAATTATCACAAGACCACCTAGCCCaacaaatattcataataaaattactcaATGTAAACCCTTAATGCATACAAAGGGCGTTTCTGTACGTCCACATCCATGCACTAAATCGACACAAACAGAAGAAACTCAACAGATGGTAATTCCGATACCTGTACCAATTTATGTTCCATATCCTGTACATATGTTTAGTATGCCTTTTCCAATACCATTACCTTTCCCATTACCTATACCTGTCCCTGTTTTTATACCTACAACAAGAAATAGTACTAAAGGAATTTTTAAAGACATTAAAAGGATACAAGAAAAGATACCTGCTGATCCTTTTGAAGCCGAACTTCTTATGATGGCTGAAATGGTAgctacagaaaaaaaaactaatgaGACTGATTCTGATTCAGCAGAAGatag GGATGATGATGGAGGTGATCATGATAATGCACATAGTGACAACTTTAGTCCAGATGGTGTTGATTCTAATAATACTTTCGGTGATATGTTACAAATGGCATTAAAAATGGCTACTGGAGAATTGGATGAACCAGCGGTTGATTTAGAAGCTGCTTTAACATCAAATACAATAACAGCAACTCAAACTCCAGCACAATCTGAAGCACCTATAGATAACGATG TTCAGATAGAACGTTCAATAACTGCACGTGGAAGAAAACGAGTAGTTCCATACAAATCTCGATCTActccaaataaaaaaagtagacGCGTTTCTGCTACTAATGATATGCCACTCATGCCTCCTCCAGAACCTCAGCCACCACCTCAACCAAGAATTTTGGAACCTATTGAAAAGCCAGATGCCAATATGgctttaaaatatacatttggAGTTAATGCTTGGCGACAATGG GTAGTAGCGAAAAATGCagaattagaaaaacaaaGTACACCATtaaggaaaatgaaattatttaaaacagaTCTTTTACAACTTACAGCAGATGAATTGAATTATTCATTGTGTCTTTTTgtaaaagaagtaagaaaaccAAATGGTGCTGAATATGCTCCTGATACAATATATTACCTTTGTTTgg GAAtacaacaatatttatttgagaataatagaatagataatattttcacagattcatattatgaaaaatttacagACTGTCTAAATGAGGTTGCAAAGAAATTTTCTGTTCTTTATAATGATACac AATATATTGTAACAAGAGTAGAGGAAGAACATCTGTGGGAATGCAAACAATTAGGTGCTCATTCACCACATGTACTTTTAAGTACACTTATGTTTTTCAATACAAAACATTTTAATCTTGTG actGTAGAAGAACATATGCAATTATCATTCTCTCATATTATGAAACATTGGAAACGAAATCCGGCAGCACAGCCTGCAACAGTTGCTGGAAAAGTTCCAGGTTCAAGAAATGTACTTTTAAGATTTTATCCACCACAGTCAGCTCTtg ATTTGTTTCATCAGGGATTCATTGTagattttatgtaa